The Candidatus Brocadia sp. genome includes the window AGGACGTCACCCTGGAGTATAATGGTTTTATCAAGGACCGTTGCTGCTTGCTGTGTTTTTTCCTTATCAGATTCTATTATGGTAACCCCGATTTTTTGATCTTCCAGTTTTTTTGCTAGCTCAAGGCTTGCGCGATTTACACCATAAATAGTGATTTTTTCAACCTCGTCTGCACGCCTGTTGACCATCGGTAAGAAGTAAGGCAATGCTTCCCTGGCCACGAGTACAAAAATGTTGTCGTGCGGGAGTATTTTGGTTTCACCAGTCGGAATAACCATCTCTTCATTCCGCTGGATGGCAACGATAAGGAAGGAATCAGTCGACTCGATTTCCCTTAATTCAGAGAGTTTTTTTCGTGCTATGGGGGCATCGTCAGGTACATTAAATCCCCTCAGGAGGATGTCACCTTCTGTGAAATCGGCCACGTAGATGGCCCCCGGTGTTCCAATAATATTTAAAATAGAGTTGATAGTGATTTTTTCCGGGTTTACCACGTGACTGATGTGGAACCCATTTTGGTGCAAGACTGGTTGTTTGCCGGTAAACTCGGGACTTCTTATTCTGGCAATTTTTGTTTTAACACTGTAACTATGTGCAAGTGTGCACACTACCATATTGATTTCGTCGCTGTTTGTAACGGCCAATACCATATCGGCATTTTTTATGCCTGCCTCTTCAAGGACTATGGGTGAACTGGCGCTTCCTGGAACAACAAAAACATCCAATTTTTCATGAATTCGTTTTACAAGATCCTGGTCTTTTTCTACAACAGAGATATCATGTCCTTCTTTTGATAATTGTTTAGCCAGATTAAACCCAACAGCTCCAGCACCGACAATAAGTATTTTCATGATATCATAAGTACCTCAAGCCAAAACTAGTCTCTATCCCGGAAACTGGAGGTTTGTTCTGTACCTGAAATCTGACTCACTCTCTCAGAATTGGCTAAATCTTCCAAGCACTTTTCCGCCAGTTTTTGAAATTGGGACTTAAATGGTTCTCCGCCAAAATTGGGATCCTCTGCATGCAAGCTATCGATAAGATTCTTCACATGTTCAAACTTCCCCTGTTCGAACATGGTACTGGCGATATCCAAACGACCCTGCCAGCACAATTGATTATTTTGCGGTGTTTCTTTAGCCCATGCTGCGTACCATTCCAAAGCGCGGTCATATTGTTTCATTTCTTTTAAACACTGAATGAGTTCCGATTTTAGTGTTTCGTCGTTGGGCAATTGCTTTACCATTTCCTCATAAAGATACAACGCCTTTTGCCACTCTTTTATTGCAGACAGCGTTTTGGCTAACTTGATCTTCGCTTGTGAAATCTTTTCCTGGAGTTCTGGTTGTTTTGAGTATTCCGTGATTTGTCTTTCAAGAAGGGCGACGGCCCTTTTATAATTCTTGTTGGTATAAAAAGTGGTTGCCACTGTATCCAGAGTGTCAAAATTCATCTTCTTAATATTGACCAGAGATTCTGCGGCTTGTTCTGCTACGCGTTTATCGATATCCTGAAGTGCTTTTATCAGCGATTCTATTGCCTGTTCATTTCCGATTTGTCCTAATGCCGTCACAGCGGATTCTCTTACCCGTGCACTGGTATCTGAGAGTAATTTAACGACAGACTCCACACAAACAGGGTCACCGATTTTCCCCAAACTATCAGCAGCGTACCAGCGCACACGTTCCTGCTCGTCACTCAAGACTGCAATGAGAGGTCCCACGGCACGGGCATCGCGAAGCTTTCCAAGTGATGCAGCCGTACACTCTCTTATTTTTGATTCTTTGTGCGTTAACGAGGCAATCAAAGGTTCGACAGCCCTTGTGTCCCCAATTTGTCCCAGAGCTTCGATGATAGAAGATACAATAGACAAATTCGTATTGCTGTTTAATGCCAAAATTAAAGCCTCTACTGCTTCATGCTTTCCTAATTGGCCTAATGCCTTGGCGGCCTTTTCAGTGACGACCATACTTTCGTCATTCAGGGTATAAATCAAGGGTTTTACAGCCCTCTCATCGCCAATTTCTCCCAATGCCTGGACTACGACAATACGAACCCCTTCCTCTTTATCCGAAATGGCATTAATCAATACATCGATTACCGACGGGTCTTTGATCTTGACTAATTCTTTTGCTGCAAATATTCTTACTTCCGGGTATTCACTCTTGATGGCCTCGATTAATGGTTTTGGATCTGTTTTGTCAGGCCGAACTTCGAGCAGTTTAATTGACTTTTGGGCCACTTCAAGTTCCATCTGTGCGATCTTTGATTCCAGTTGTTTTGCATTTTCTTCCTGCTTTAATACGATATCTTCCATCCACTGTTCGCGTGTTTTTGTTTTATTGAGAAGCCACCATTCATTCCACCACGCTACATCGTTGCTGTTGGTTAACTTCGTAATTTTTTCCAAAGATTTCATTGCAGCTTCCCTCAAACCCCTGTCATCCACCGCAAGTATTGTAATCAGGGGTTCGACTGCATCCCGATCATTTGTATTACCCAGGGCCTTTGCCAACATGATTTTTGCATTCAGAGATCGCTGAGGGTCCCGTAGTGCCTCCGACATTATCTGGATAGAATTATTAGTTTTTAATTCCCCGAGGCTCTCTGCCGACGCTGTTTGTATTGCAACAGAATCGCTGTCCAGCAAATTAATCAGGATATCAGTTGCGCAATCATCTTTGATAAAGCCAAATGCTTTGATAACCGAGATCTTAACGTCGTCACGTTCTTTGTCGTCTTTTAATATCCTTATGAGCGGTTCCTGCGCATTGTGAAGGTTTAGTCCCAATAAAGAAACGGCCGCAGAGCTTCGTATCGTAGGGTCATTGGAATGCAACTGATCCGTCCACTCGTCCAACTTGCGCCGAAGTTCCATGGCAGTTTTCAGATGTACCTTTTCAATCGCAACCTTTCTCGAAATTGCAGTGCATCCTGTAAGTAAACTTACAGCTATGAGTAATATACTACAAAATGTTTGTTTTCTTTTTTGCATAAGTACAAATCTTTAAAATCAATTGCATATTATTATCTTGTATGGGAAAAGGCAGTATTCGGTGAGAGCATGTAATGTAGTTGTTCTCTATATAGCATGTTAACAGGAGTATACAATAGAATAACAAATTTTATTTTTTCAGTCAACATAAAAGACAAACCCTAACGTGTTAAATGTACAAGGCAGAACGCACGTTACGCAACCCGAGACATGTTTTTAAGTTTTTGGTCACAAATATGCTGCGCCGGGTTAGGGGATTACTTTTGATAAATCTATGACAAGCCAGTTTTCGTGGCCGGGTTCTAACTGTTGTCCGGTTGAAGGGAGTAATTTCCAAAACCCGCTGCGTCTCTTTTTCAGAGGATTTTCTAGTGTCGTATAATAATACCTTTTTTTTTCTGACATGATGTCATTGTATGTTTGAAATTTGTGAACACGGCTGAAGACAATATTCAGATTCCGGTTCTCTATGAATAATACACAATAATTATGCCTGTCGGTTAAAAGCAAACGCTCAGAATAAGACGAAACGGTAACGACTTGTGCCGGTGTTGCAACTGAAAATGCATGCACAATCAGGGGAACCAACTGTTTTATTTCCTTGTCTTGAAAGACATTTAAGGTCTTTATCCTTTTAAACAGTCCTTTTTCTTTATAATGAATATTTGATAATACTTTTGCGATAACATCTTCCATAAATTCATACGGATGGTCAAATCGGATGCGATGGCCGTTCTTCTTGACAGGTAATTCTTTGTGTTCTACGGCAACCATACCGTATTCATTGGTATACGCATGGATGTCGCACAACCAGGCAGAGAGCAGTATGCAAACAATTCCTGTAGCTAAAATCAGGTGTTTCAATTTTTGATTTCTTATGCTCATTTACACTTCCGGGCCGTTCTTGTATTTTATAAAAAATATTTCGACATTTCCGTGTAAAATAAAATTAACCCTGTCAGGGTTTGTAACCCTGACAGGGTTGACACACAAATTTCGTGCTTCGGATTTTGTCTTTTCCGACTCGTTCGGGTTAGGTAAAAGAGAAAAACTTTTTTTTCAACAAACCTGCCACAGTAAAAAAATTTACATAGAACCGTTCCGCTTGTTTCACGTAATCCTTTTCTAATTTGGTATAATCTTCAAGCATTTTTTGTTTCTCTGAGATAATGCCCTTGAGTGATTCCAATTCTCCCTTGTAAGCATCGGCCCACCGG containing:
- the trkA gene encoding Trk system potassium transporter TrkA, translating into MKILIVGAGAVGFNLAKQLSKEGHDISVVEKDQDLVKRIHEKLDVFVVPGSASSPIVLEEAGIKNADMVLAVTNSDEINMVVCTLAHSYSVKTKIARIRSPEFTGKQPVLHQNGFHISHVVNPEKITINSILNIIGTPGAIYVADFTEGDILLRGFNVPDDAPIARKKLSELREIESTDSFLIVAIQRNEEMVIPTGETKILPHDNIFVLVAREALPYFLPMVNRRADEVEKITIYGVNRASLELAKKLEDQKIGVTIIESDKEKTQQAATVLDKTIILQGDVLDIDLLKESSIDIADFFVALSENEQTNILSSLLAKRLGAKKAIVLTVDPTFVPIINSLGMDIVINPRLITVGSILQHIRRGHTLSVVKFHQSEAEAIELVAEEGSKIVGKPLRETPFPQGSILGAIVREGVMQIPAGNTIINPDERVIVFALPNAIEKVQSLFIGKKDRT
- a CDS encoding tetratricopeptide repeat protein, coding for MQKRKQTFCSILLIAVSLLTGCTAISRKVAIEKVHLKTAMELRRKLDEWTDQLHSNDPTIRSSAAVSLLGLNLHNAQEPLIRILKDDKERDDVKISVIKAFGFIKDDCATDILINLLDSDSVAIQTASAESLGELKTNNSIQIMSEALRDPQRSLNAKIMLAKALGNTNDRDAVEPLITILAVDDRGLREAAMKSLEKITKLTNSNDVAWWNEWWLLNKTKTREQWMEDIVLKQEENAKQLESKIAQMELEVAQKSIKLLEVRPDKTDPKPLIEAIKSEYPEVRIFAAKELVKIKDPSVIDVLINAISDKEEGVRIVVVQALGEIGDERAVKPLIYTLNDESMVVTEKAAKALGQLGKHEAVEALILALNSNTNLSIVSSIIEALGQIGDTRAVEPLIASLTHKESKIRECTAASLGKLRDARAVGPLIAVLSDEQERVRWYAADSLGKIGDPVCVESVVKLLSDTSARVRESAVTALGQIGNEQAIESLIKALQDIDKRVAEQAAESLVNIKKMNFDTLDTVATTFYTNKNYKRAVALLERQITEYSKQPELQEKISQAKIKLAKTLSAIKEWQKALYLYEEMVKQLPNDETLKSELIQCLKEMKQYDRALEWYAAWAKETPQNNQLCWQGRLDIASTMFEQGKFEHVKNLIDSLHAEDPNFGGEPFKSQFQKLAEKCLEDLANSERVSQISGTEQTSSFRDRD